The following coding sequences lie in one Chelonoidis abingdonii isolate Lonesome George chromosome 6, CheloAbing_2.0, whole genome shotgun sequence genomic window:
- the S1PR3 gene encoding sphingosine 1-phosphate receptor 3 has product MATVTMPFVATFTPPGNEESDSLIVLHYNYTGKLMLREKATDRIGLTTVSFLIICSFIVLENLMVLIAIWKNNKFHNRMYFFIGNLALCDLLAGIVYKVNILMSGKRTLSLSYTIWFIREGSMFVALGASTLSLLAIAIERHLTMIKMRPYDANKKYRVFLLIGTCWLISVSLGALPILGWNCINNLPDCSTILPLYSKKYVVFCISIFIAILVAIVILYARIYILVKSSSRNVTNHSNSERSMALLRTVVIVVGVFIACWSPLFILLLIDVACRVKECAILYKADWFIALAVLNSAMNPIIYTLASKEMRRAFFRLVCGCLVKTNVSRSLPIQPTPDQSRSKSSSSNAQKPKDDFPQTSVPSSITEKDKSPFQNGNLCK; this is encoded by the coding sequence atggCAACAGTTACCATGCCATTTGTTGCTACGTTCACCCCTCCAGGAAATGAAGAATCTGACTCTCTAATCGTGCTACATTATAATTATACAGGGAAACTTATGTTAAGAGAAAAGGCAACTGATCGCATAGGATTAACAACTGTTTCATTTCTGATCATATGCAGTTTTATAGTCCTGGAAAACTTGATGGTGTTGATTGCCATATGGAAAAATAACAAATTTCACAACCGTATGTACTTTTTTATTGGCAATCTAGCTCTCTGTGACCTGTTGGCTGGAATTGTTTACAAAGTAAACATTCTTATGTCTGGAAAAAGAACTCTGAGCCTGTCCTACACAATCTGGTTTATTAGGGAAGGAAGTATGTTTGTTGCCCTAGGGGCTTCCACTTTAAGCTTGTTGGCCATAGCCATTGAAAGACATTTAACTATGATTAAAATGCGGCCTTATGATGCAAATAAAAAGTACAGAGTCTTTCTTCTTATTGGAACATGTTGGCTTATCTCAGTTTCCCTGGGTGCCTTACCAATCCTCGGCTGGAACTGTATCAACAATTTACCAGACTGCTCAACAATTTTGCCTCTTTATTCCAAGAAATATGTTGTATTTTGCATAAGTATCTTCATCGCCATTTTGGTGGCCATTGTTATCCTTTATGCACGTATTTACATACTGGTAAAATCCAGTAGCCGTAACGTCACTAATCATAGTAACTCAGAGAGATCTATGGCACTACTTAGGACAGTTGTTATTGTAGTTGGTGTTTTCATTGCCTGTTGGTCTCCATTATTTATTCTGTTGCTTATAGATGTAGCCTGCAGAGTAAAAGAGTGTGCCATTTTATACAAGGCTGACTGGTTCATTGCTTTGGCTGTCCTCAATTCTGCGATGAATCCCATCATCTACACTTTAGCCAGCAAGGAAATGCGTCGGGCTTTCTTTCGCCTTGTTTGTGGTTGTCTAGTGAAGACCAATGTGTCTAGATCTTTGCCTATTCAGCCCACTCCAGATCAAAGCCGAAGTAAGTCTAGCAGCAGCAATGCACAGAAACCAAAGGATGATTTCCCACAGACTAGTGTTCCCTCAAGTATAACTGAAAAAGATAAATCACCATTTCAGAATGGAAACTTGTGCAAATGA